One window of the Oscillospiraceae bacterium genome contains the following:
- a CDS encoding WYL domain-containing protein: MPRSNNQKLKILYLMKLLLERTDEDHPLTMQQLLTELEAKGVTAERKSIYDDLETLRLFGLDVQISRGKAVGYYVADRTFELPELKLLVDAVQSSKFITYKKSTELIQKIESLASNSQARQLQRQVFVANRIKTMNESIYYTVDAIHAAINADKKIVFKYYDWDENKEKRLRHDGASYHVSPWALTWDDDNYYMIAYDGAAGKIKHYRVDKMLRLSVSDEKREGQDAFKNFDMGVYSKKVFGMYGGRDEQVTLRCKNHMSGIIIDRFGHDIPMYKVDSERFETTVRVEVSPHFLTWLMNFGTDVKIMTPQSVIDEFKALAQTAISQYES; this comes from the coding sequence ATGCCCAGATCCAACAATCAAAAACTGAAAATCCTGTATTTGATGAAGCTTTTACTGGAACGCACCGACGAAGACCACCCGCTGACAATGCAGCAGCTGCTTACGGAGCTTGAAGCCAAAGGCGTCACCGCCGAGCGTAAGAGCATCTACGACGATCTCGAGACGCTGCGGCTCTTTGGCCTCGACGTTCAGATCAGCCGCGGCAAGGCGGTCGGATACTACGTCGCTGATCGCACGTTTGAACTGCCGGAGTTAAAACTGCTGGTCGACGCAGTTCAGTCCTCCAAATTCATCACTTATAAAAAGAGCACCGAGCTGATCCAAAAAATCGAATCGCTGGCCAGTAATTCTCAAGCCCGTCAACTGCAGCGTCAGGTGTTTGTCGCCAACCGGATTAAGACGATGAACGAGAGCATCTACTATACCGTAGATGCCATCCACGCAGCCATCAACGCCGACAAAAAGATTGTGTTCAAATATTACGACTGGGACGAAAACAAGGAAAAGCGCCTGCGCCATGACGGTGCTTCCTATCACGTCAGTCCCTGGGCGCTCACCTGGGACGACGACAATTATTATATGATCGCCTATGACGGCGCCGCGGGAAAAATCAAGCATTACCGTGTCGACAAAATGCTGCGCCTGTCCGTCAGCGACGAAAAGCGCGAAGGGCAGGACGCATTTAAAAACTTTGATATGGGTGTTTATTCAAAAAAGGTATTCGGTATGTACGGCGGCCGGGACGAACAGGTCACTTTACGCTGCAAAAACCACATGTCCGGCATTATCATCGACCGATTCGGACATGATATCCCCATGTATAAAGTCGACAGCGAGCGGTTCGAGACCACTGTGCGCGTCGAAGTCAGCCCGCATTTTTTAACTTGGCTGATGAATTTCGGCACCGACGTCAAAATCATGACCCCGCAAAGCGTCATCGACGAATTCAAAGCACTCGCCCAAACCGCAATATCGCAATATGAATCATAA
- a CDS encoding peptidoglycan DD-metalloendopeptidase family protein: MHNEKSFFKNSLVYTLMISVLFTLLAVPVNGTSTSSQITIGQSSPGTIGQSAPEKKLIKWVDFKVPASAMKKAIALDIASQDKEIQLDYIELLAYLAAKNGNNFSGYKNKQLDDLAATLNEGKTMSELTEKMKYYDYYLEAFDAVLGGFVGYYEVEVPNESGEGTHWEQKYGVKVFSPIAKGFYYGHYDDFGTGRGYGFSRRHLGNDLVGSVGTPIIAVEGGVIEEMGWNQYGGWRIGIRSLDSQRYYYYAHMRKDFPYKTGLAVGSKVKAGDVIGYMGRTGYSIKENVNGMKTTHLHFGMQLIFDESQKDCLAEIWIDVYEIVNLLSPYRSAVVKDAETKDYNRVYDFNDLSFVPRD; this comes from the coding sequence ATGCACAACGAAAAATCGTTTTTTAAAAACAGTTTGGTTTATACCTTAATGATATCCGTTCTTTTTACGCTTTTGGCGGTGCCCGTAAACGGGACAAGCACAAGTTCGCAAATAACAATAGGGCAGAGTTCACCCGGTACAATCGGGCAAAGCGCGCCCGAGAAGAAACTTATTAAATGGGTGGATTTCAAGGTGCCGGCCTCGGCGATGAAAAAAGCCATCGCGCTGGACATCGCGTCGCAGGACAAGGAGATTCAGCTGGACTACATCGAGCTGCTGGCCTATTTGGCGGCGAAAAACGGAAACAATTTCAGCGGATATAAAAACAAACAGCTCGACGATCTGGCCGCCACGCTGAACGAAGGCAAGACCATGTCGGAGCTGACCGAAAAGATGAAATATTACGATTATTATCTCGAAGCGTTTGACGCGGTCTTGGGCGGGTTCGTGGGGTATTACGAGGTCGAAGTGCCGAATGAGAGCGGCGAGGGCACGCACTGGGAGCAGAAATACGGCGTCAAAGTGTTTTCGCCGATTGCCAAGGGGTTTTATTATGGGCATTACGACGATTTCGGCACCGGCAGGGGCTACGGGTTTTCGCGCAGGCACCTCGGCAACGATTTGGTCGGGTCGGTCGGCACGCCGATTATCGCGGTGGAGGGCGGCGTGATCGAGGAGATGGGCTGGAACCAGTACGGCGGCTGGCGCATCGGCATCCGGTCGCTCGATTCTCAGCGGTATTATTACTATGCCCACATGCGCAAGGATTTTCCGTATAAGACCGGGCTTGCGGTCGGCTCGAAGGTCAAGGCGGGCGACGTGATCGGCTATATGGGCCGGACCGGTTACAGCATCAAGGAAAACGTCAACGGTATGAAGACGACGCACCTGCATTTCGGGATGCAGCTGATTTTTGACGAGTCGCAGAAGGACTGTTTGGCCGAAATCTGGATTGACGTGTATGAGATTGTGAACCTGCTGAGCCCCTACCGCTCGGCCGTCGTCAAGGATGCCGAGACCAAGGATTACAATCGGGTTTATGACTTTAACGACTTGTCGTTTGTCCCGAGGGATTAG
- a CDS encoding spore germination protein, translating to MADSFDVGITAAALRSNHSDFTERSIPFHNGIVKLFYINQLTDRAAVTENVIKPLMLYGSLNKKSINAHMAVDDIIFADDCKIESDIDKIEEFILSGMVVILFSTGTDYIVANFKKVEHRSVATPNLNYTLRGPQDCFTENLDVNISLLRYRLKDKNTKIEKYKVGVRTKTQVAVVYIEDIANDTVVTEIQKRIQAIDIDGIGESGELQAFLLNKKTELFPNVGLVERSDMALHSLLEGKVLVLVEGSGLALLAPKTFVEFFYSCDDRYDNKFFGFFARMLRYISFMIAFTASSIFVAITSFHTDVLPSTYIIALAEMRVKVPFNALIAAFLIEFIVELIRESLLRVPKQIGSAIGIVGAIVIGQAAISAGIFSPVLLIIGAIALLASFSIPDYTLVKPIRILKFILLLFTGTLGFFGFSLFLTWVLAELVSLNSFGVPYMAPLAPFNLYDFIRVLFKNVTMDPKRPHYLRTKDQTRTKQ from the coding sequence ATGGCGGATTCATTTGATGTCGGAATAACGGCCGCAGCGTTAAGATCGAATCATTCTGATTTTACAGAAAGATCGATTCCGTTCCATAACGGAATCGTCAAATTGTTTTATATCAATCAACTGACCGACAGAGCTGCGGTGACCGAAAACGTGATAAAGCCGCTTATGCTGTACGGTTCTTTGAATAAAAAATCAATCAACGCACATATGGCGGTAGACGATATTATTTTTGCCGATGACTGCAAGATAGAATCGGATATCGATAAAATCGAAGAATTTATTCTTTCCGGGATGGTTGTCATCCTTTTTTCTACGGGTACGGACTATATTGTGGCCAACTTTAAAAAAGTGGAACACAGATCGGTTGCAACGCCTAATTTAAACTATACGCTGCGCGGGCCGCAGGATTGTTTTACCGAAAATCTCGATGTGAATATCTCTTTGTTACGATATCGGCTGAAGGACAAAAACACAAAAATTGAAAAATATAAAGTGGGGGTAAGGACAAAGACACAAGTCGCTGTTGTCTATATTGAAGATATCGCAAATGATACCGTGGTTACAGAGATTCAAAAAAGGATACAGGCCATTGACATCGACGGTATCGGTGAATCCGGGGAACTTCAGGCGTTTTTATTGAATAAAAAAACGGAGCTGTTCCCCAACGTCGGGCTGGTCGAACGCTCCGATATGGCGCTGCATTCTCTTCTCGAAGGGAAAGTTCTGGTGTTGGTAGAGGGCAGCGGGCTTGCTTTGCTGGCCCCGAAAACTTTTGTGGAGTTTTTTTATTCCTGTGACGATCGGTATGACAACAAATTTTTCGGGTTTTTTGCCAGGATGCTGCGGTATATTTCTTTTATGATCGCTTTTACGGCTTCAAGCATATTTGTCGCAATCACATCGTTTCATACGGATGTTTTACCCAGCACGTATATCATAGCCCTTGCGGAAATGCGTGTAAAAGTCCCCTTTAATGCATTGATCGCAGCGTTTTTAATTGAATTTATTGTGGAATTGATTCGGGAATCTTTGCTCAGAGTTCCGAAACAGATCGGTTCTGCGATCGGTATCGTGGGTGCAATCGTGATTGGACAAGCCGCGATATCGGCCGGGATTTTCAGTCCGGTGCTGCTTATCATCGGGGCAATAGCGCTGCTGGCATCTTTTTCGATTCCAGATTATACGTTGGTCAAGCCAATCAGGATATTAAAGTTTATACTTTTGCTATTCACGGGTACACTGGGATTTTTTGGCTTTTCTTTGTTTTTGACCTGGGTATTGGCAGAACTCGTTTCATTAAACAGCTTCGGCGTACCCTATATGGCGCCTTTGGCGCCGTTCAATCTTTATGATTTTATCAGAGTTTTATTCAAAAATGTGACAATGGACCCGAAGCGGCCACACTATTTACGCACGAAAGATCAAACAAGAACCAAACAATAA
- a CDS encoding histidine kinase: MIAGTGNSTKLYNRIFYAAVALGLFLCTLVMLYSQNYHQITGNNGPQSAYVGLTEIDFDGGEVAYLDGVWKLYNEKFIITDSNKNPEKDRYATVPSYEDEEQSDKSFFYGSYETTLVTAEKKTNLAICIPNSCIAYKIWLNDLMVGSSGELGKTPEAIVADVGYSVLSFDLNPKINNTLVIEMATRKFSGLYIAPRIMSYRILESNNAWDETAAFLIAGMLIANAIIFIILRLVVKYRPFTVWFPLSSLFFFVRLLMTQEMFPSYQKVFGSASYENIIMAAVASSFIFVYTTTMFILGMCEYRNKWVSYGSAAYLAVVYIGCCILSFLSMERAAIILATILASAVPILCGVIILRKGLLNGQTMMPVLLYVFVTYLLGMNGMHLVGWLIFPTRNLGQYLFLAFSWYVVIFYALRIRGMYEDSKKLAASETALLKSNATLMLSQIKPHFIYNTLTTIQSMIKLNPEQAYNTTGIFASYLRSNISAIDSFEPVPLSKELENVRSYADIEQIRFGDKLQVIYDIKSFAFSLPPLTVQPLVENAIKHGIRKRSGKGTVTVSSFEDENFFYVTVTDNGVGFTPENIDNSMSIGLKNIEYRLRTISNSKLEIDSKPGEGTSVRIIIPKTGV, from the coding sequence ATGATAGCCGGAACCGGGAATTCCACGAAATTATACAACCGCATCTTCTACGCCGCTGTTGCGTTGGGACTGTTTTTATGTACCCTGGTGATGCTGTACAGTCAGAATTACCACCAGATTACCGGAAACAACGGCCCTCAAAGCGCTTATGTCGGGCTGACCGAGATTGATTTTGACGGCGGAGAGGTCGCCTATTTAGACGGTGTCTGGAAACTTTATAATGAAAAATTCATCATCACAGATTCAAATAAAAACCCGGAGAAAGACCGATATGCCACGGTACCGAGTTATGAAGATGAAGAACAATCGGATAAATCATTTTTTTACGGCAGTTATGAAACGACATTAGTCACCGCTGAAAAGAAAACGAATTTGGCGATCTGCATTCCGAACTCGTGCATTGCCTATAAGATCTGGCTCAACGACCTGATGGTCGGCAGCAGCGGAGAACTCGGAAAGACCCCTGAGGCGATCGTCGCCGATGTCGGATACAGTGTGCTTTCGTTTGATTTGAATCCTAAGATAAACAATACGCTCGTTATTGAGATGGCGACACGTAAATTTTCCGGGCTCTATATCGCGCCGCGGATTATGTCCTACCGCATACTTGAGAGCAACAACGCTTGGGACGAGACGGCCGCTTTTTTGATAGCGGGGATGTTAATCGCCAATGCGATCATTTTTATCATTCTCCGTTTGGTGGTCAAATACCGGCCGTTTACGGTTTGGTTTCCGCTGTCATCGCTGTTTTTCTTCGTGCGGCTTTTGATGACGCAGGAAATGTTTCCTTCCTATCAAAAGGTGTTCGGCAGCGCCTCATATGAAAACATCATCATGGCTGCTGTGGCATCCTCTTTTATCTTTGTATATACAACCACCATGTTTATCTTGGGAATGTGTGAATATCGAAATAAATGGGTATCTTATGGTTCTGCCGCCTATCTTGCCGTAGTCTATATCGGTTGCTGTATTCTGTCTTTTCTGTCGATGGAACGGGCTGCAATCATTTTGGCGACGATACTGGCTTCAGCGGTTCCGATTCTTTGCGGTGTGATCATTTTGCGTAAGGGATTGTTGAACGGGCAGACTATGATGCCGGTACTGCTGTATGTTTTCGTGACGTATTTACTTGGGATGAACGGGATGCATTTGGTCGGGTGGCTGATTTTCCCGACCCGCAATCTCGGTCAGTATCTGTTTTTGGCATTCAGCTGGTATGTTGTTATCTTCTATGCGCTGCGTATCCGCGGGATGTATGAGGACTCGAAGAAACTCGCAGCCTCCGAGACTGCGCTGCTCAAGAGCAATGCTACGCTGATGCTCAGTCAAATCAAGCCGCATTTTATTTATAACACCCTGACGACGATTCAATCGATGATCAAGCTCAATCCCGAGCAGGCCTATAACACCACCGGGATTTTCGCTTCCTATCTGCGTTCCAATATTTCAGCCATCGACAGCTTCGAGCCGGTGCCGCTGTCTAAGGAACTTGAAAACGTGCGTTCCTATGCCGACATCGAACAGATCCGTTTCGGGGATAAGCTGCAGGTGATTTACGATATCAAAAGTTTTGCTTTTTCTTTACCGCCGCTAACGGTGCAGCCCTTGGTCGAAAACGCCATCAAGCACGGTATCCGCAAACGTTCGGGCAAAGGGACCGTGACGGTGTCATCTTTTGAGGACGAAAATTTCTTTTATGTTACCGTCACCGACAATGGCGTGGGATTTACGCCGGAGAACATTGATAATTCGATGTCCATCGGCCTGAAAAACATAGAATACCGCCTGCGCACCATCAGCAACAGTAAACTGGAGATTGACAGTAAACCGGGAGAGGGTACGTCTGTGCGCATCATCATCCCTAAGACGGGTGTTTAA
- a CDS encoding response regulator, whose translation MSKLRMVIVDDEPWILSHTEMVCGEFSDIEVVGKFTDPSDCLDFLSKEQADAAILDIEMPVMNGIELGAKIKKLHPETALIYSTGYDNYALEAFGVNATAYILKPCSKERMAKAIETARAIAKYSVSPIFIRTFGEFDVFVDDLPIYFKNAKSKELLALLVDRRGSTMTGEQLTSYLWEDKLYNDTIGSYLRRAIMNLRQTLAEHGIEDILVDERNAKAVDTQKFVCDYYQLMDGDASAIALYDGRYMTSYSWAEETTAMIDNKIDFYNRENQ comes from the coding sequence ATGTCGAAATTGAGAATGGTCATTGTTGACGACGAACCGTGGATTTTGTCGCATACCGAAATGGTTTGCGGCGAGTTTTCGGATATCGAGGTGGTCGGAAAATTTACCGATCCGAGCGACTGTCTGGATTTTTTATCAAAAGAACAAGCGGATGCAGCGATTTTAGACATCGAAATGCCCGTAATGAACGGCATAGAACTGGGCGCGAAAATCAAAAAACTCCACCCCGAGACCGCATTGATCTATTCCACCGGATACGACAATTATGCACTCGAGGCGTTCGGGGTCAATGCGACTGCCTACATACTCAAACCGTGCAGCAAAGAGCGCATGGCAAAGGCTATTGAGACAGCCCGTGCGATTGCAAAATATTCGGTCAGCCCCATCTTTATCCGCACGTTTGGTGAGTTTGACGTATTTGTCGACGATCTCCCGATCTATTTTAAAAACGCCAAGTCTAAAGAACTGCTTGCGCTGTTGGTCGACCGGCGCGGTTCCACGATGACCGGTGAACAGCTGACGAGTTATCTCTGGGAAGATAAATTATACAATGATACGATCGGCTCTTATCTGCGGCGGGCCATTATGAATCTAAGGCAGACACTCGCCGAACACGGTATTGAGGATATTTTGGTGGATGAGCGTAACGCAAAAGCCGTGGATACGCAAAAGTTTGTCTGCGACTATTATCAATTGATGGACGGGGACGCTTCAGCTATCGCGTTATACGACGGGCGGTATATGACCAGCTATTCCTGGGCGGAAGAGACCACCGCGATGATCGATAATAAAATTGATTTTTATAATCGGGAAAATCAATGA